The window cgaccacgaagagaaaacattcaaggacgtcgctgcgtgtcgattacacgcaccgcagaagaacgccgataaatcaactcacacaaggtcgaccacttccactagttccagcagcacgacgcgtcaaacaatgactaactgcacagtgaccatcagttattacaactctccaaattgaaacagaagcaaaaataaagtgtaaaagcgttcagatgtttgaagttcgcctgttacaattacatatgtatctttgaagttggagttgaatgatatacattgatgaacaatttttttcaattattcgacatgttggtgatgatctacaggtagtcaaatgtggcttgatatcatagtgtatagctgtattcacatattttcttaatttacctaggggataggtaataattatgatattgactggccatgagggagataccagataaatattgcccgcactgaaagaatattgccctcgtcttcgactcgggcaatattctttcagtttgggcaatattttctggtatctccctcgaggccagtcaatattatataattatttacaGCGTAATgtcaaacaaggaaaaataaaaatccagaGAAGATATCATTACGAAAGGTCACacgttttcaagaaagagaccATAGTGATAATATTCACGTTAACTATTATTGCCATACATTGGCAGACACACAAAATGCTCGCTTTATTATTCAGTGTTATTGGGAATGGAAACAAAGCAATAACTTCCTTGTTAGTACAGTGGAATTCCTTAGTGCAATGGGAACTCAGTGTAACGAGATACGCTGTATTTTGTTGCATCAGTAGTCAATAactaatacaaaacaaaggaaataaattcattgggacCGGAGAAATcagtttgttatatcaggtatttTGTTACAACAAATCTCTatatatcgagtttccactgtagtGGAATTGTATTGTCGGATGAAGTAATTAGAGattataaaaaaatcatggagtTGATATAGAAGCTAAATTGACAGAACAACTATAGGAGAGTTTGTGGGGTGTCGACATTATCATCGCTATGTATGTGACTGTGAGCAATATCAGTTTCCGAAAAATATAAGCTAATATAGAAACTAGAATTATATGAAAATCCCAAACTTTCTATACATGCATTAAACTTTGTCCGATTTCAATGACGCTGTTCCGTCTTTGTGATGTAACGCTACGTCACGTCGAATCATGTCCAGTAGCTGTGTCTTTGGTAATGGACTTTAAAGAATTCCAGAAAACAGCGATGTGGATACGAGGACAGTATAGCATCCGCATAATTAAGcaaatttcatgaagtcatGATGCCATGACGTGGTCTCATAAATTTTCTGCCAGCGCATCGGTTTCACCCGTcctatacatgtagtttatttCTTTTGGCATGGAAAtctaaagggaaaaaaacatagCTCACTgcaacattgtgtgtgtgtgtgtgtgtgtgtgtgtgtgtgtgtgtgtgtgtatacatgtgtttttGCAATAatctatagtacatgtagtattgaTTTTGTAAGGAGAATGTTTTAGTTCTAAACTATTGACCAAAAGATGAGCGCGTATGTATTCGCAAATTTAAATACGATATCACTGAAGCACGACGATGTTTTGACTTTCGACAACTTCCATTAGTTTGAGTACGAAAGTGATGTAAACTCTACCATTCTGTTCGTCTGACTGAATTCCACAcacttttgtcttgttttgttttgtttttacttcagCTTGATCATAAGGTGGATTTGCAGTAAGTATACATGTgaaaagtttgtttgcaaagaccgttaagtccatatttgccaaatggagatatttgcgattaaaggtcgagaaaaataaagagaataataagaaaatttttgcttcttttgaccataacttcaaaaatgtacctttatatgtagtgacaaatatatcatttaaaaggtattattttgtactttatgacagagaccgtacttcaaaatcttcaaaaatggacttatcggtttttgcgaacaaactcttcatgtgttaCATGTGTTCAAAGGTTGCGAGAGTGGGCGTAGGCCCTACATGCTGCTTTCTTTGTACAAGAAAAGAATGGAGGACAATAGCAggttttgtttccttttgtttattttgcatTCACAATGTATAAGAGTATAAAacacatgtagggcctacacgtACATTTATTGTATATGCAAAAAGACAACTCATAGAGTCCTCAAGTCCAACAACGACgacgataacaacaacaacaacaacagcaacagcaacaacaacaacaaacaacgaTTCTGTACAACATACATACAGCGGATAACAGAGATTACAATAGCAACGTGCAGCAAAAATAACGTATCAGACGTAGGCCTATTGTGTCTGTAAATGTCTGTCCATAGCAATACGTAGGCATCATTCATGCGCGCCTATGGAATttcaaaacaaaccaacaaacagaaaaacaaacaaacataaaatcaaAACAGAACATACGAACGAACATGCAGATGAAATCAGCTCACAAGTATTGTACACATTACCACTAACAATGTTACATTCCACCAAGATACACGTATAGTCATACATCGAAAACTTCTTGTGTCATCTTGTGGATACTCATACAGGGGTGTCAAAGTGTCTGTGATGATATTAAAGTGGATTTCTCTGCTGTTGATCTGTCGTTTCTGTATAACAATTTCTCGAAATCTTGTGCAAaatacagcaaaacaaaactaaaactaaaacagACCAAAAAGTATACGTACATGAGCGTGAACTTTGCTTACATCTATATCCTTCAAAATTATCAGGGACCGCCGACACATTGAGATACCATCAATGAACTATGTATTACACTAGTCTGGAAGAGTACTTCTCAGATCATCGGCAAAAGCGTCATCTTCTACTATTGCAATGATGctggaaaatgaaatttaagGAGCGTTTCATTTGAAACGTCACAGTCCAACACAGTCCAACACGACATGCATGAATGCACTGAAATAAGAGTTACAAATTGATAAAATCTGACAGTTAACTTGAGActacattgggggggggggaggggaaatcATCATTAAATTTCTCAGTATCAACTGTGAACCcttactgtgttttgtttggCGAATGGCATGCACGCTGGAGTACATTCTTCTCTGATTTGCACACAATAATCTGGAAACTAATTGTAAATGAACATTATAGAGAgtacttaaaggaaaccaaaacccaaaagagaaaatgtggattgagtgaaagcagcaacattatacaacacatcagtgaaagtttgagtaaaatcggacaatcgatgcaaaagttatggtAATCTTCAAAAtgttggtgttggaactgctggatgaggagactagtaaaggttatgacgtcatgtgtggacaacaatataaagaaaatataaagggaattccacacacacacacacacacacacacacacacatacacacacacacacacacacacacacacacacacacacacacacacgaaaaagaaaataattttaatgaaaagtacacattctatcaacttgatactgacataagggTAGCAATAGAAGTCCCCCCTGCATCCTGAAAGCGGTTAAAGTGCTCTTATGTTAGAAaagttgctgctttcactcaatctacatttctctttgggttttggtttcttttaatctcatatatacAAAGTATCCCCAACTGTGGCACGATGGCCTttctgttggactgaggcacttGTATACCTGAGTAGACTTGCTAATGTACATAGGGtgaagtttggatggattactgaatgctgacACATGGCTGATGACACAACTTGCCAAGTAAAGGCAAGTGCATCACACTTTATACAGGCAGAGTATGCGTGATGATGCCATTAATAAATGTGTTAGGCACGCTAGATATATACTTTTGACAAATCTTGATTCAGGTTTCTTGCACTTTTGAATGCACGTCCCAATTGCTTATACAATATAGGCAACATCATAGCACATCATACTACGTATTCTGACACTCTTGTCtgctttttatttgttttttttttttttgtttctgtaacTTTATTATACAAAGGCACTGCGGTATGTCTATTACAATACAACGATGTTCTATAATATTGCTTTGAACGGCGCTCTGACACAcatttacttgaaaaaaaaagacagttttAACAGCGCTTTACAAACAATACGGGAAAAATTaaatgcatatatgcatatagGCATGCGAATATACTACTAAGTATGTACACATAGTCAACATAACACCAGTTTGTTTTCCATTTcgatcatttttcttttctctttttttaagagAGTACGTCGTGCATTTTTTTATTACCCGCTGTTAACACTAACCTTTGATACTCGAGATGCATGCATTAAACATTGAGAGGTGGATTTAAATTTGGTGTCAGCATAAAAAGAGAACATTACCCATATTCAGTGGCTGATTTATCATTGATTCCATAGCGATGCTAATTACATAGAATTCTCTTTATTTAGAAATGATTATTATACAATATCATTTACTTCATAAACTTCTTTAGGGAATGTTTGACTCCACAAAATTCAAATGCAATTCAAAATTGAgttcaaagaaacaaaaaaaaaaaaggaaagaaagaaagaaagaagggaggaaagacaaaaaagagagaagtgtagatagacagatggatacagagtgatagatagacagatagatagatggatagatagatagatagacagacagatagatagatggatagatagatagatagatagatagacagacagatagatagatagatagatagatgctTTAATAGATGAAATGGATAAATATCAACGGCATCTTTCCTAGGCTTGGGGACGAAAAGTTTACCCCTGGGGCTCTCCGTAATAACCTAGAGTGTATAATAAAATATGACCAAAAATCACACATTTTTCTCTATAATTCTAATTGGTTAGTActtgaaatgaatcaaacagGGACAAAATGACCACATGAAAgagataatgattattttagTCATATACAACGGACTTAACGTGTTAATGTATCTTATCTTTCTTGATACGAAATGGCATGCAGTCTTGACGGCTGCTTACAATAGAATTTTCTTATCAAATGAATGGAAGCATACTTTGGTACCCGTAAGaaacaggagagagagaaaaaaatacgcTTCGAGGCAAGACATAAACGGCGTTTAAAAGCTGCGTGGCTCCGCCCTTTACCGGAAGTGATGTCATCTTTGGTCTGTTTCACCTTCCACTATCGCCTTGATGAAGGTTGCGAAGTACCACGACACTCGGGAGTAGACGCCGGGCGCTGGATTGGTAGGCGTGTTGCAGCCGTAGCCAAAACTGGTAACGCCTACCACGGACCAGGCGTTGGTGGCGTTATCACGACACATCAGCGGACCACCACTGTCGCCCTAGTCGTGCAAGAACGAAACccaaatgataattatgatttacAACGACAGTGATTCACCAAGGCAATGCTCAGTACTAACGTGACTTAATTGCCAGAAAACAGATAAAGAGGACAAACTTTGAGTggataacaacaaacaaatagaaaaaaacatacaaaatatcaagtttacaaacaataaaacaataaaaactgtCGAGTGTTGTCTATACAAGGATCGCATTcaatcacttcagaaaataattttgattttgatgataAAGTGGGTACTTGTACATACAAcgcacatacactgtagtggCTACAGTGTATGCCTTTCTATATGTCTAACGTACTTGCCACCTTTCGGTGCCCAATATCACGATACACTGATGATACATCAATACAAAGCTAATAAAAACTAATTATCTTGTCAACGTGGAAGTTCGTcacactgaaaatgacaaatgtgTTCGACCTGCAAACCACTACGATTTGTATGAGAGTAGAAGCTCATCTATTTTGGAAATTCAACTGAAATTGATGTTAATTTTGATCTCAATACAAGACGGGTTATTCCGCTGATGTAGGCTGTATAGCGTTGACAGCTGAATATTCCGGAGgtaaatattttgtattgagatcaaaagtttGATACTAATTTCAATAcgatttgtattgttttatttatgATACGTATTTTGTTATTTGGATTACTTGTAGAATGCGTACAACATCCATTAACGCACTTGTGTcgtgtctgtgtgcgcatgtgcGTGCGTGCTTTTAATAGCATTTTCTATAATAGTGGCAAATCGGAACACATGcattttgaaacttttttttttcactacaagcaaaaaaaaaaaaaaaaaaagaagaagaaatatcagGAAGAAAATACTTTAGCGCAGAAGTAAGTTGACGAGGGTCAATCCtttcgatttcattttttttttatcttcatcGCAAcctcaatatttttgtattgaagATTAACTCTTTATGCCAGTCACTTAACAACTTGGGCAGTAAATATACAAGGCTAAGTGGTTTTCTGTGCTAGTCGCCCCTCAAAGCACAACAAGTTTTGAAACTTGGTTAGCTGATCGATCATTGCTCATTTACCATCAGACGTTGAGTTATTCAAACTGTCTTTGTTCGgaaatatgtacataatattgtgTATGTTCCTATGTCACGACGACGACCAAGAGTAACATttcatgatttgatttttttttttgactgtaaGTGACAATCAATACCTTAGTTTATTATGTTCCACGTACTCCATCCGATGATTAAGTTAAAGGTGTCGGTCGATTGATATTAGCATGGAGGTACAGTGCCTCCATGATATTAGGGAGCCTTAGATTTGCGTCGCTGACGTTTAAAACGACGATTGCAATTAGCCAGTCTAGAGGGCCTGCGTCGTATTGCAAAGTACTTTAGATTACGCGAGGACGCAACCTATCAAGAAGTAAAATGGTTCCCCATATTGTGATCAGTGCATAAAATACAATAACTCTCTGCGTCGTGAATGTATTGAGCGAACACAAAAATAGCCCGGAACGCGTAatgaaaactcagacgacgcgagATATACCGAGCATTCGATGGACCGATTTTGATAAGCGATTGTGCGCATGcacagaacatgtttttttttttcttttttcccccttctgaACGTCCACATCGtgaaaaatctaaagctccctattagcattattttttcattccaaCTTGAAAGGCCTGTATAAGATAATAATCCAGGGCCCTGTCTTCATAAAGctattcgtaaagttacgaacaacttacgagcgactggtgatcagttctgatgggCTATACCCATCAGAATTttaataattcagcacaagaactgatcacaagttgctcgtaagttgttcgcaactttacgaacagctttaagAAACGGGGCCCTGTTCTGATAGATACCTTACAGGTGTCGACCTGGGCATCGGACGACACCGCACAGATCACGTGATCGCTCAGGTGGTGTCTGCCGGCATAGGCTTCCGTGCACTCGTCCAGAGGTACTAGTGGTACCCTCCCTTCTTGGAGTAACGTGGAGCCGAAATCTGAAAAGACGTTACATTATCATCGGCTAGCTTTTAACATGGCATTTCCCGCGAGTTACGGTATAATTTGAGTTGGTACCCAGTTTCTCCGAGGccataatatcatcatcatctttaacaacaacataacaacattaatgatgataataacagtgGTGGGATAATAACAGGAGATGAAAGAAGATTagggaaaaggaaagaataTCAAAAGACACGAATAGGAACAATAACAGGAGCAAGACATTTCATGTTGTTATCAGCATTGCTATCAGActgtatcattatcatacaGGGCATACTGCGAGTATGGTAAACAAGACAGAGTGGAAGAAGTCGGGCTATTGTTACTCTCTCGATTATATAAATTTCTAGGCTAGACTCTCGTTATGCATGTTTTACGTCGCATCCTatcaatagggagctttagattttagacgcgcggacgttcaaagggaaaaaaaacatggtctgagcgtgcgcagtaacttgatgtgcgctactgcgcacgctcagaccatgtttttttttccctttgaacgtccgcgcgtctaaaatctaaagctccctattgttcCAGGgcccccgtcttataaagccttcaaatcagtcacaagtccccaaatcaatcgcaacttccattgcagcacacaaaaaacttgtgattgatttctatcacaagtctttataagacaggccccagACCTCCTCCATGGTCACATACACCTGTAATTCATTTTCTCTCACTTCTAATTGTGTCATTAAAGAGCACTGTCAGGGCAATAAAGATGAACGATTGTTACCGTCACAATCATTAATATGACAAACAGTGATAATCATTTATCATCTGGGCCTTCTCTATCAAAATCACAATTATTTGTGGTAACAACAGTTGTCTTGATATTAGCAGCAGAAGCAATAGTACTGTGATTATCAGTCGCTATTAGAAAATAAAGAAGGTAGATAAAAATGGATGACCAGATGATGAAAGACGTCCAAATTTATCCAGGGATCACCCTTACCGGAAAAGGACGTCTTCCCCCAGCCAAGCACGTAGCACGTGGTGAACAACTCCATCTCCCTCGCGTCGTCATTGAGGCACGCCGGGGAAACCCCAGATGACGTCACTACGGGTGGGTCAAAGCGGACGACGGCGATGTCGTTGGTGAACGCCGCCGCATCGAACTCATCGTGCACGTAGATCTGAAACGAGTTCCTGGTCACGTGGCTGCTGGAGTTCTCGGCGAGGGAAGTGTCACCCATCACGACGGAGCCAAGTTCGCGTGAAGATTCGTTGTCACTGCAGCGACAAGGaagtgcatgaaaaaaaaatgcactcgAGATAATGAATGCCTTATGAGCGTGGGGGTCTAATCGGTACTTAGAGATAATGGGAGATACTAGCAACTGTACCTCGATGGACCACGCAGCGACCATAATGGTGGCGAAATGGTTAAACGGATCGTAGTATGCTCTTCAGATGACTCTGCTGATAATGTTTTTTGACTCTTCCTACTTTGGTCCTACAGCACATATAACTGAAACATCTTGTGAGCTCCTATGAGTACATAGTGTCGTTGTCAACAAAGTCCTTCCAGTGAGGCATACGTGTAAATGTGGCATAAACGTCAGCCGGGTTATTTTGTCTGCATCAAAATGACGCAGAGTATCTGGTTGCCAGAGATTCAAGACTGTCTTCCTTGAATCGTGATAGGTAACAGCGCCACCTTTGTCACTTACGATCGTGTGAAGAGACTCACAGTGAGTGGAGTAGTGTAATTGAAAGACAGAGACACGATTATCACGACTTTTCAATTTCATCATCAAAGTTTTGGGTCAAAACTACGAACAGTCAAGAGTACTTGTCAAATTAAGTGGGAAAAAGGTGCCATCATTGTAACGTTCGTTTGTAACACGTGTAAGGCACACACTCGTTGGGTTAGAAAGTCAAAAAGggtatagtacatgtacatgtatcatcatcgAATGTATTATGACATTGGTAAAAACGCATTACAGGCAATGAGCAGCTGTGAGCAACCATTGATCGCCAATGAGCGTCGCTCCGCACATGTGCGAGCCGTGCTGGTCCCGTAGCGAGGCCATCCACGGCCAAGACTCAATGTCGGTCGGGCGCCCACCCGACACCCTGAGATCGATGCCGGGGTGCGGCTCGACGACTTGCTGAATGCACAGCGCCGATGGCGACGATGAAGTGGAAATCACGGGTGGCGAGTTTGGACCTGGGGAAAATATGCATCCAGGTATCATGACATGGTGTATGAATTTCGAATGCTTCTAAAGAATACAAGATCTCGGAGGCACCATCAGGCCTACATGAACCCGAAGGCAATATATTAGATATTTTACGACTTATCAAATATGGCTTATGCGTGTACTTATTATAACCCTTTTCTCAATCCTTGgtcatgaatgaataaaattgcAAGGCTAATTATACAGTCGAAATGCATCTAGTGTATGATAATGAATTGTAGAGAATCGATATGTTACGATGTAAACAGAAGCATGCAATTATATTGCACGTCGTGCATGAATACGTGGTTATAGTGCACGGCTATACGCTCTTGCAAAAACGGTGCCCACAAGCCATTCGATACCACGTCAATGAAACTCAAATTATCTTATGTtgttaaaaacacacacacaaaaaaaaacccacaaacagacaaaaactcAACTTATGTTGTTCTTGTAAAACCAATGTTTACACAGCTTTTAAAGTGAATTGAGTCATTATATCAATGCTTTTAATCTTAACGCTTCAGTTTTACTGCATGCACTGCTTTGGGTCTACACACATCACATAATGATATAATGTGATGTGGTCTCATTTAGCCGGAATAACCTCTTCAATGCACGCTCAGCTCTTTTATGATTATGGGGTACTGTGATAGGTATAAAATAATTCAAGCAATGTCGGTAGCACCGTTTTTTCCCCTACAAGATCAGCGTCACGAGGTACATCTTAGAGAAAGCATTTATCCCAAGATGTAAATATTACGGAAATACATTAAAAACTCCGAATCAA of the Diadema setosum chromosome 16, eeDiaSeto1, whole genome shotgun sequence genome contains:
- the LOC140240020 gene encoding chymotrypsin B-like, whose amino-acid sequence is MERNAKETRHSLTMEEGRGKPSLAEMCTGERTSHRVCCKRVLPWVLFTFFISLTVVLLVLFLVFEDYNIHQRGSVTSGPNSPPVISTSSSPSALCIQQVVEPHPGIDLRVSGGRPTDIESWPWMASLRDQHGSHMCGATLIGDQWLLTAAHCLDNESSRELGSVVMGDTSLAENSSSHVTRNSFQIYVHDEFDAAAFTNDIAVVRFDPPVVTSSGVSPACLNDDAREMELFTTCYVLGWGKTSFSDFGSTLLQEGRVPLVPLDECTEAYAGRHHLSDHVICAVSSDAQVDTCKGDSGGPLMCRDNATNAWSVVGVTSFGYGCNTPTNPAPGVYSRVSWYFATFIKAIVEGETDQR